In one Hippocampus zosterae strain Florida chromosome 10, ASM2543408v3, whole genome shotgun sequence genomic region, the following are encoded:
- the rrp8 gene encoding ribosomal RNA-processing protein 8, with protein MFHEDEDWNDAADVLSEIVVKRKPNSDTADVKSKHVGKKSLLRTLQTLESLPDWKGDDQLQPDSDSDVEAAAPQTTKKKKKKKRRTTKQASMTTAEQENNIEVKEEKTVAKKKKVEKISGVPKSKSASAGERERKASPQQPAGDVSKVSRRQWKNKMKNKRKCKNKYRQNKAQEEVAKDDKTLLPTPSHINGGKPVQAPDKQTLPQKRRKTNEDDDTGASAIKCAKKERDESGNGSSRGSEMLGQKAELLKRQRLRKLLRPADPEKPLSEEAPLEAVSEEAPRESVSEDATGDRSSRLRSRVEQRLDAARFRYINQLLYSSSSGEAKRMFQQDPQAFQIYHRGFTAQVRHWPTNPVDAIIAYIRKKPSSLVVADFGCGDCKIALSVKNKVHSFDLVATCDLVTVCDMAHVPLPDRSVDIGVFCLSLMGTNLTAFLVEANRVLKRGGVLKIAEVASRFDNVRNFLTGLAKLGFKLESKDTENTHFYTFDLTKTSDAPEKVKNFGLQLKACLYKKR; from the exons ATGTTTCACGAGGACGAAGATTGGAATGACGCCGCCGACGTCCTAAGTGAAATTGTTGTGAAACGGAAGCCAAACAGCGACACCGCCGATGTGAAG TCCAAACATGTGGGAAAGAAGAGTCTCCTGCGGACGCTACAGACTTTAGAATCGCTACCAGACTGGAAGGGCGACGACCAGCTTCAGCCTGACAGCGACAGCGACGTCGAAGCCGCCGCGCCGCAAACcaccaagaagaaaaagaaaaaaaagaggaggacgACAAAACAAGCCAGTATGACAACGGCAGAGCAGGAGAACAACATTGAGGTCAAGGAAGAGAAAACTGTAGCCAAAAAGAAGAAAGTGGAAAAAATAAGTG GTGTCCCGAAGAGCAAAAGCGCATCTGCCGGCGAGAGGGAGCGCAAAGCGAGCCCGCAGCAGCCGGCCGGCGATGTCTCGAAGGTCAGCAGGCggcagtggaaaaacaaaatgaagaacaagcgcaaatgcaaaaataaataccggcAGAATAAAGCTCAAGAAGAAGTCGCGAAGGACGATAAAACTCTGCTGCCGACGCCTTCGCACATCAACGGTGGCAAGCCGGTGCAAGCGCCGGACAAGCAAACGCTGCCgcagaaaaggagaaaaacaaacgagGACGACGACACGGGGGCGTCGGCTATTAAATGCGCCAAGAAGGAAAGGGACGAAAGCGGCAACGGATCATCGCGGGGTTCCGAGATGCTCGGGCAAAAAGCCGAGCTTCTGAAACGCCAACGCCTGCGGAAGCTTCTCCGGCCGGCCGATCCCGAGAAGCCCCTTTCGGAGGAGGCCCCCCTGGAAGCCGTTTCGGAGGAGGCCCCCCGGGAATCCGTTTCCGAGGATGCGACGGGGGATCGCTCGAGTCGTTTGCGCTCGCGGGTGGAGCAGCGCTTGGACGCGGCCCGCTTCCGCTACATCAACCAGTTGCtgtacagcagcagcagcggcgaggCCAAGCGCATGTTCCAGCAGGACCCGCAGGCCTTCCAGATCTACCACAGGGGCTTCACGGCGCAGGTGCGCCACTGGCCCACCAACCCCGTGGACGCCATCATCGCCTACATTCGCAAGAA ACCGTCCTCGCTGGTGGTGGCCGACTTTGGCTGCGGCGACTGCAAGATCGCCCTCAGCGTCAAGAACAAAGTGCACAGTTTCGACTTGGTGGCGACTTGCGACCTGGTGACGGTCTGCGACATGGCCCAC GTGCCGCTGCCCGACAGGTCGGTGGACATTGGCGTCTTCTGCCTGTCGCTGATGGGAACCAATCTGACGGCGTTTCTCGTCGAGGCCAACCGGGTCTTGAAAAGGGG gggcgtGCTGAAAATCGCAGAGGTGGCGAGCAGGTTCGACAACGTGCGTAACTTTCTCACGGGGCTGGCCAAGTTGGGATTCAAGTTGGAGTCCAAG GACACAGAGAACACACATTTCTACACTTTCGACCTCACCAAGACGAGCGATGCGCCAGAAAAGGTGAAGAATTTCGGCTTGCAGCTGAAGGCCTGCTTGTACAAGAAGAGATGA